The following proteins are co-located in the Doryrhamphus excisus isolate RoL2022-K1 chromosome 3, RoL_Dexc_1.0, whole genome shotgun sequence genome:
- the shbg gene encoding sex hormone-binding globulin isoform X1: MMAGGLLLLALSVTAMVWGAQGQVNRQWKNQVSGDATVYLGQHRNAWRPLMHIAVNLTKIRDIKSSFQLRTYDPEGAIFYGDTKSGRDWFILSLKDGFPLMQISRSGVLVNVAGGPKLNDGRWHTLEVSNQGYFVILEVDGAMGLVAGLQSDNIEEVISGDLRLALGGILIPKERMLVQFEPQMDACVRGGSWLNLSIPWETEAEELWPCYQNIRPGSFFPGSGLVIVNTSGGGHTVLQIADSHSVKIELWGEFTKMDGAILSIRTPGLAPMFTLVADNTTKEVTLSFSGHKMSLKENFSRLQMTFGTDLLEVLHDGADSKVTKKLLTPLRHSGLLSTLRESHIAIGGLLGKDDMGSFLRGCLEKIQVQGKDVDLDLTFKDMSISSHSCPV; this comes from the exons ATGATGGCAGGTGGACTCCTACTACTCGCATTGAGCGTCACGGCGATGGTGTGGGGGGCCCAGGGGCAGGTGAACAGACAGTGGAAG AATCAAGTCTCGGGGGATGCAACCGTTTACCTGGGCCAGCACAGAAACGCATGGAGGCCGCTGATGCACATCGCCGTCAACCTCACCAAGATAAGAGA CATTAAGTCATCCTTTCAGCTGAGGACGTACGACCCAGAAGGAGCCATCTTCTACGGGGACACCAAAAGCGGCAGGGACTGGTTCATTTTGTCCCTCAAAGACGGATTCCCTCTCATGCAAATCAGCCGCAGCGGGGTTCTTGTCAACGTGGCGGGGGGCCCCAAGCTCAATGACGGGCGATGGCACACG CTGGAGGTGAGCAACCAAGGATATTTTGTGATCCTGGAGGTGGACGGCGCCATGGGGCTAGTAGCAGGTTTGCAGTCTGATAACATAGAGGAGGTCATCTCAGGGGATCTCAGACTGGCGCTTGGCGGGATCCTGATACCCAAGGAGAGGATGTTGGTTCAG TTTGAGCCGCAGATGGACGCTTGTGTGCGGGGGGGCAGCTGGCTGAACCTGAGCATCCCCTGGGAGACGGAGGCCGAGGAGCTCTGGCCGTGCTATCAAAACATCCGACCTGGAAGCTTCTTCCCCGGAAGTGGTCTCGTCATTGTCAACACCTCAGGTGGGGGGCACACGG TTTTGCAGATTGCTGATTCACACAGTGTGAAGATTGAATTATGGGGAGAATTCACTAAAATGGATGGTGCGATTCTCAGTATAAGGACTCCCGGCCTGGCGCCGATGTTCACTTTAGTAGCTGATAATACCACAAAG GAAGTAACACTCTCCTTCAGTGGTCATAAAATGAGTCTCAAGGAAAACTTCAGCAGACTACAGATGACCTTTGGGACTGATTTGCTGGAAGTACTGCATGATGGAGCTGACTCAAAGGTCACGAAGAAGCTCCTCACTCCACTAAGGCATTCAGGTCTTTTGAGCACATTGAGAGAAAGCCACATTGCCATTGGAGGCCTTCTCG GTAAAGATGACATGGGCTCCTTCTTGAGAGGCTGTCTGGAGAAGATCCAAGTCCAAGGAAAGGATGTTGACCTAGATCTGACATTTAAAGACATGTCCATTTCCTCCCACAGCTGCCCTGTGTAA
- the shbg gene encoding sex hormone-binding globulin isoform X2: MMAGGLLLLALSVTAMVWGAQGQVNRQWKNQVSGDATVYLGQHRNAWRPLMHIAVNLTKIRDIKSSFQLRTYDPEGAIFYGDTKSGRDWFILSLKDGFPLMQISRSGVLVNVAGGPKLNDGRWHTLEVSNQGYFVILEVDGAMGLVAGLQSDNIEEVISGDLRLALGGILIPKERMLVQFEPQMDACVRGGSWLNLSIPWETEAEELWPCYQNIRPGSFFPGSGLVIVNTSVLQIADSHSVKIELWGEFTKMDGAILSIRTPGLAPMFTLVADNTTKEVTLSFSGHKMSLKENFSRLQMTFGTDLLEVLHDGADSKVTKKLLTPLRHSGLLSTLRESHIAIGGLLGKDDMGSFLRGCLEKIQVQGKDVDLDLTFKDMSISSHSCPV; this comes from the exons ATGATGGCAGGTGGACTCCTACTACTCGCATTGAGCGTCACGGCGATGGTGTGGGGGGCCCAGGGGCAGGTGAACAGACAGTGGAAG AATCAAGTCTCGGGGGATGCAACCGTTTACCTGGGCCAGCACAGAAACGCATGGAGGCCGCTGATGCACATCGCCGTCAACCTCACCAAGATAAGAGA CATTAAGTCATCCTTTCAGCTGAGGACGTACGACCCAGAAGGAGCCATCTTCTACGGGGACACCAAAAGCGGCAGGGACTGGTTCATTTTGTCCCTCAAAGACGGATTCCCTCTCATGCAAATCAGCCGCAGCGGGGTTCTTGTCAACGTGGCGGGGGGCCCCAAGCTCAATGACGGGCGATGGCACACG CTGGAGGTGAGCAACCAAGGATATTTTGTGATCCTGGAGGTGGACGGCGCCATGGGGCTAGTAGCAGGTTTGCAGTCTGATAACATAGAGGAGGTCATCTCAGGGGATCTCAGACTGGCGCTTGGCGGGATCCTGATACCCAAGGAGAGGATGTTGGTTCAG TTTGAGCCGCAGATGGACGCTTGTGTGCGGGGGGGCAGCTGGCTGAACCTGAGCATCCCCTGGGAGACGGAGGCCGAGGAGCTCTGGCCGTGCTATCAAAACATCCGACCTGGAAGCTTCTTCCCCGGAAGTGGTCTCGTCATTGTCAACACCTCAG TTTTGCAGATTGCTGATTCACACAGTGTGAAGATTGAATTATGGGGAGAATTCACTAAAATGGATGGTGCGATTCTCAGTATAAGGACTCCCGGCCTGGCGCCGATGTTCACTTTAGTAGCTGATAATACCACAAAG GAAGTAACACTCTCCTTCAGTGGTCATAAAATGAGTCTCAAGGAAAACTTCAGCAGACTACAGATGACCTTTGGGACTGATTTGCTGGAAGTACTGCATGATGGAGCTGACTCAAAGGTCACGAAGAAGCTCCTCACTCCACTAAGGCATTCAGGTCTTTTGAGCACATTGAGAGAAAGCCACATTGCCATTGGAGGCCTTCTCG GTAAAGATGACATGGGCTCCTTCTTGAGAGGCTGTCTGGAGAAGATCCAAGTCCAAGGAAAGGATGTTGACCTAGATCTGACATTTAAAGACATGTCCATTTCCTCCCACAGCTGCCCTGTGTAA